The genomic window TACAATTTGTGGCGCAGCATTTTTTACAATTTCCTCTTTAACAATTTTAAGTTCATCGCCACTTAGAGAAGTAACAAAAGTTACCGTTTGGATTGTTTTAGGGGAATTGAAAAAGAAAGCTTTGGTTTCTTTGCCATATTTTGTGAATGCGAAAATTATAGTCGCAATTAAAACAATAGGTACAATAAACTTACTGTTTACATAAGGTATCTTGAATTTTCCACGCTGTACATCAGGCCTGTTCTGTAATACTAAAACCCCTGCGCAAACCAGTACGAAAGCGAAAAGTGTCCCGATAGAACAGAGATCAGTAACGATAGTAAGATTCATAAACAACGATGGTACAGCCACTACAAAGCCTACCACAATGGTTGCAAACGAAGGTGTTTTGTATTTAGGGTGAATTTTCGAAAAAGATTTTGGCAATAAGCCATCTCTGCTCATGCTCATCCAGATACGTGGTTGTCCCATTTGGAAAACCAAAAGTACACTGGCCATGGCAAATACAGCACTTACGGCAATAATGCCGCTCATTAATTTTAAGTTAATCTGATCAAAAACGAATGCCAATGGATCGCCAACAGCTAAAGTATCTGATTTAACTATACCGGTTAAAACCAGCGCAATAGCCACATAAAGGATGGTACAGATAATAATCGCCCACATCATTCCGCGGGGTAAATCACGCTGTGGGTTTTTACATTCTTCGGCAGTGGTAGAAATGGCATCGAAACCGATATAAGCAAAAAATACTGCCGAAACGCCCTTTAAAACTCCAGAAACACCATTCGGAGCAAATGGATCCCAGTTTTTGGTATCAACATAAAATATACCCACCGCTAATACCAAAAGAATTACTGCAAGTTTAACCACTACCATCGCGTTGCTGGCATTCCGGCTTTCTTTCATCCCACGGTAAATTAACCAGGTAATTAAAATAATAATGCCCAGGGCAGGGATATCTGCAACGAGGTGAAAACTACCGATTGTTGGAGCGGTAAGCCATGCATTATTGGCCAAGGCTGTAGCCGAATCTAAATCTGCCAGGTTTTTGCCAGCCGCCAGAAGCGCTTCCGCATGTTTATGTCCGTTATAAGCACTTAAATAGTCCATGGTCATCCAATCGGGTACATGGATGCCCTCTATGCCCAGGGGAGGAATTTTGATGGTAGAGAGTAGGCCTGTAAAGTAATCAGACCAGGATATGGCTACCGTAATATTACCGATAGAATATTCCATAATGAGCGACCATCCGATAATCCAGGCCACCAGTTCGCCGAAAGCTACATAAGAATAGGTATAAGCGCTGCCAGAAACAGGTACCATTGAAGCAAACTCTGCATAAGCAAAGGCCGCAAAACTACAGGCTACTGCTGTAAAAATAAATAAAAAAATTACCGCCGGACCACCATCTGCACTGGCCTTGCCAATCGTACTAAAAATTCCTGCTCCAATAATCGCTGCAATTCCGAAAGCTGTTAAATCGCGTACTCCAAGTGTTTTATGTAATGTATTTTCATGGTCGCCATAGCCTTTTGCCGCATCTTGTAATATCTTGGAAATAGATTTTTTTCTGAATAGCTTTTCGAACATCTTTTGTTTGCTTGTTTCCTCAAACTTATAAAAAGTTTGGTTAAAAACGTTTAAAGCAGGATATAATTTTCAATACACATGCTTTAGTAGGAAAAATGCCACCTAAAAGAATGGAGTTTATTAGATTAAAGTAAAAAATTGTAATTATTTGGCTTGAATAATCCTTTGTTTGATTCGCATAATTTTAGAATAAATGAAACAGTTAATTTTGTTGTCAATAATCAGCAATGCAAATAAAATGATATATGTCTTGTTTGATTGGAATATTTATATACCGTTACAGTACCAATATGAATGCAGATATAGCACAAATAAAATACATTAAAGAACGTCACCAGGGTTTGGCTACTTTACTTGCCTTTGCCTTAATTCCCTTGTCAGGTTTTGCTACCGATATTTATATCCCCTCATTACCTACCATGGCTGGCGAAATGCAGGTGAGCAATGTTCAGGTTCAGCTTACACTCAGCATTTTTCTAATTAGTTATGGGGTTGCGCAACTTTTTATCGGTAGTGTGCTCGATAGTTTTGGAAGATATAAAATCTGTTTATACGCATTATTAATTTTCGCTGCAGCAAGTATCATCATTGCAACTACCCATAACATTTACCTTATTTATTTAATGCGCATTGTCCATGGTCTTACTGTAGGTGCAATTGTAGTGGCCAAACGAGCTTACTTTGTCGATCTTTTTGAAGGCGATCAGCTAAAACACTACCTGAGTTTGTTTTCCATCATCTGGTCTACCGGACCGATTGTAGCACCTTTTATTGGTGGTTACCTGCAAACAGTATTTGGCTGGGAATCTAATTTCTATTTCCTGGCTGGTTTTGCACTTGTTTTTGCAGTACTGGAGTTGTTGTTCAGTGGCGAAACACTAAAGCATTTTACCGATTTTCAACTGAAAAAAATCACCGGCATTTATATCGAAATGATTAAAACAACAAGCTTTACCTTAGGTATCGTGATGTTGGGTTTAGCTTATTGTATGGTGATGGTTTACAACATGACCGGTCCGTTTATTATTGAGCACCATTTTAAATTTTCTCCGGTTATTGCGGGTTATAGTTCCCTGTTTTTAGGTTTCGCCTGGATGGTAGGGGGCTTTATTGGCAAGGCCACCATTAACAGGCCTTTCTTTAAACGATTAATGATCAACTCGCTGTTTCAGGTTGCATTTGTAGTCCTGATGATTGTAAGCTTAAATTTTGTTTCTAGCCTCTGGTCGTTAATTTTCTTTGCTTTTTTAATCCATGTAGGAGCAGGCTTCACCTTTAATAATTACTTTACTTTCTGTCTGAGCAAATTCCCGAAAAATGCTGGAATTGCAGGTGGCTTAACAGGAGGGATTACCTATGTTATTGTTTCTTTTTTGAGTTATGGTATCGTAAACCTAATTCCTGCTAAAGATGAACGCAACCTCAGTTACAGTTATCTCATTATGATCCTGATCTCGGTTCTGGTGATGTTTGTGATTATCAAGATTAGGAAAAAGGATGAAGTCTAGGTAATTGTCGTTCACTGATAGAAATAAAGATTTTTTTTGAAGAGGAGCCTCTGTATTTCATTGCCAGGGTTCTGTCCTGCTGTTTGTTACAATCCTTTTGGGAAAATTTGAATGGAATACAAGACATCTTTTCCAAAAGGGATTTTCAATCCATCAGGTCTATTGTTTAGGTACTGCAGATGAAGCATTGGTTTTGATTACCGAAAAAACGTGAAGTAAGTGGCTGGTCTGAATTCTTGTTTAATTTCCGTGCCTTCTGTTTTTCCGTGGCAAAATGCTTTGCGAGATGCTAATGCCATTTGACAGAATTAAACTCAAGTCTTAACGAGATGCTAAGACCAGATAAGATTTAAACCTAAACCTAAACTAATGCATTAACAATAGTAATAAATAGCTTCAATGTATAATTAGTCCAGGATATTTCATAGCAAAGAAAGTAAACGATGCCTGTGATACAGATAACCTAATCCAGTTTGCTATTTAATTTTCAGATAAGTGCCTTCTAGTGTGGCGTTGAATCCGAATTCACAATCATTTAACTGGAATGGACTCTCCTGCGAAATGATTAAAAAGCCATTGTAGAATTTAACTTTGAACGTACATGATTTGTTCACCTGAATGATCAGCTGGTTGTTTTTTAAAATAGCCTTTCCAGATGCATCAGCAATGTTTCTTCCAGGATCATGCGTAACGGAACCAATGTCATAACTGTAGGTATTGCCGCCTATTTTTTTAATGGTGATGCTTCCCTGATATCCTTTTTCACCGTATTGATAAGCATATTCTCCTGCCAGCTGATCTGGTTTAGAAGGTAAAAATATTTCCGGCTTAAGATTTTGATTGGTTTTAATAGCCAGTATGATAGTATAACTGGTATCTGATTTGGTGGCAGACCAGTTGCCTTCCAATTTATTGTTTTTAAGCGTAGCATCAATACTCCCGCTAATATTTCCATCTCTTTCAAATTCATGCAGCGAATACTGATTTTGATCTTCCATATAGCCAATAATTTTTATTGGCTGTTTCAATTTGGTATTTAAATACCTGATATCCCCTAAAATGAGCTGATTAAAAACAGAAATGTTTAATTCAACCGGAATTTTTTTATTTATGAAACCGGTTAAGGTATATTTCTGTATGGTATTATTTTGTTTTTGTTGTGCGTGGCAAATGCTTTTTGCAAATATTAAAATGATCAATATAGTTTTAAGGAGGCGCATAAAAATGTTTTTTCTAAAAATAGAAAAGTCGCGGAGATTAACCGCGACTTATAAATATATTGATTATCCTAATTTCTCTAATTCATCTTTAACAAAGTCTGCCAGTTCTTTTACATATTCTGCGCTGAAATCAAATTTAATTCCTGCGGTTTCATATATTTCGTTCATTGGTTTGGTGTAACCCAAAGAAAGTGCAGCCAAATATTGTTCTAAAGCTTTCTTAGGATCTTCTTTATAGTTTTTCCAAACCGCAATGGCACCTAACTGGGCAATTGCATATTCAATGTAGTAAAAGGGAACTTCGAATAAATGCAGTTGTTTTTGCCAGCCATTTCCAAATTGTTGTTCTAGATCTGTCCAATCGGCAAAACCAGCGCCAAAACGGTTAAAAATCTGTTTAAAGGTTTCTTCACGGTCAGCAGCAGTATGGTTCGGATTGGTGTAAATCCAGTGCTGAAACTGATCAATTACAGCAACCCATGGTAGAGTTTTCAAAACATCAGCCAGCTGTTCTTTTTTAGCACGGTTTAAATCTTCTTCGTTGTCGAAATAAACATCCCAGTTATCCATAGAGATGAGTTCCATACTCATGGATGCGAGTTCGGCAACTTCAGAAGGGCAATGTTTAAAGTCGTTTAACTCTAAATCTGCGGTTAAAAAAGTATGTATAGCATGGCCGCCTTCGTGAACCATTGTGGTTAAATCGCGCAACGAATTTGCCGAATTCATAAAAATAAACGGGGCTCCTGTTTCGGCCAATGGGTAATTGTAACCGCCTGGCGCTTTACCCTTTCTGCTCTCTACATCAAAAAGGTTATTGGCTTTCATGGTTGCCAATTTTGAGCCCAATTTTTCATCAATGGCATTAAAACAGGCAATACTTTTATCAATCAGCTCTTCGCCATTATTAAAAGGTTTCAAGGCTGGTTTGCCACTAATGCTCACTTCTAAATCCCAAGGCTTTAATACTTCCAGGCCTAAAGCTTCCCGGCGTTTTTCGGCCTGCTCTTTTAAAATCGGAACAATCTCTTTCTCAATAGCATTGGCAAAATCGTAACAGTCTTGTGGCGTATAATCGAAACGGCCCAAAGCCTGGAACATGTAATCGCGGTAGTTTTCAAAACCCGCATTTAAGGCAACCTGATTACGCAGTTTAATCAGCTCATCAAACAGCACGTTTAAATCATCTTTATCAATTAAGCGGCGTTGTTGAATCGTTTTCCATGCATTTTCGCGTACCTCGCGGTTTAAATCTTTGATAAAGATCGAGGCTTGCTCCAAAGTATATTCCTGGCCATTTAGCTCAACACTCATGGCGCCTGTAATGCGCTGGTATTTTTGTTGTTTCACCTGTAATTCGGTAAAAAGCTCAATATTCTCATCACAGTAAAGTGCTAACGCTTTTTTTATCGCGCGGCTGTAAACGAAATATTTTTCTTTGTCAAGTTCATTCATAAAAGGACTTTCGACAAATTTTTTGTTCAATTCGTTGGCTAATGGAGAAATCTTTGGCTCTATTTCAGTTGCAAAATATTGAAAGTTTTTAACCAGTTCTTCATTTGCGGTATCGCAACTCATTTTAATATATCTCCAGGCAAAATCTTCTTCTAAAGCAGCTTCAAGCTCCGAACGGTCCTTTAACCAGTGTTCTAACTCAGCGGTGCTGGTTATTTCGCGGTTTTGCAATTCGGTAAAAAGTGGTTCTAAATTTTCCCAGGTAATATTTAGTTCCTGTGGAATATATGTTCTAGGTTTCTTAGTTATAATCATATGTTGATTGAAGGAGTGAATGGTTTAAGGCGCAATGCTATATTCTCTCATTCAAAATTCAATCACTCTCTCATTCGGCCTTTACTCATTTTATTTATGTTATTGAATGTTGGAATGATTGAAGGAGTGAATGGTTTAAGGCGCAATGCTATACCCTCTCATTCAAAATTCAATCATTCTCTCATTTATTTATGTCTCAAATACGCATCTATTAAAAAACATACGGCAAATACTACAGATGCATAACCATTTAAGGTCTGAAACGCCCTGTTTACTTTGCTGATATCATTTGGTTTTACCAGTAAGTGCTGATAAATCAACATCGAACAGAAAAACACAATACCTACGTAATAAACCCAGCTAAAGGAGGTAAAAAACACAGGCAAAATAACACAGGTAGCAGAGAGTATATGCAACAGCACCGAAACGTTCAACGCATTTTTAATGCCAAGTGCCGATGGGATAGAGTGTAATTTTTCTTCCCGGTCAAATTCTTCGTCCTGTAATGCGTATATAATATCAAATCCACTTACCCAGAACAATACGGTTAAGGAGTAAAGCACAGGAACCAGTGCAAAATGTCCGGTTACGGCAATGTAAGCGCCAATAGGAGCAAGCGCCAGGCCTAAGCCCAATACCAAATGGCAAAGCGCCGTAAACCTTTTGGTGTAGCTATAAAACAAAACTACAAATAAAGCTACTGGCGACAGATAGAAACAAAGTGGATTGATAAAGTAGGTGGTAATGGCGAAAAGTACGCAATTGGCGATTACGAAAATCAGCGCTTCGTTTGCCGAAACTTTACCTGCAGGGATATCACGCATTTTGGTGCGTGGATTTTTTGCATCAATATTTCTGTCCAGGTAACGGTTAAAAGCCATGGCCGAGTTTCTGGCAAAAACCATACAAAGCAAAACTAAAAGCAGTTTATACCAGGAAAATGGGTTTTCTGTTGTGGTTACGCCCAAAAAGAAACCAATCATGGCAAATGGTAACGCAAAAACAGAGTGGGCGAATAATACGAGCGAAAAGTATTTTTTCATTTTTTTAAGAACTGATTAATTTCCCGTTAGGGATGATTACACAGATTATTTGAATGCGCAGATTTTTTTATTGTTAAACTGAAAATTGTGCACTGCGGACTGAAAATTGTTAAAACTTCTTATAATCTGTTGGCACAACAAAATCTTTATTTACCTCATAAATGAAATTCAGCACTTCATCTTTTCCGGTTCCTTTTTCGGCAGAGGAAATAAAGGTGGCAGGGATCTCTTCGAAAAACTCACCTAATTTTTTCTTAAAGGCAGCTACATTTTTCTGGGTGGTTGTCATGCCCTGTTTGTCAGCTTTGGTGAAAATCAACGAAAAAGGTATCTGTTTTTCACCTAACCAATAGCAAAATTCTATATCAATTCCCTGGGGCTCTAAACGGCTGTCTATCAAAACAAAAACACATTGTAAACTTTCTCTTTTGGTTATATAAGCACGGATGAATTTCTCCCATTTCTCTCTGCTGGTTTTAGAAACCTTGGCATAGCCATAACCCGGTAAATCGACAATGTACCATTTCTCGTTTATCAGAAAGTGGTTAATTAACTGTGTTTTTCCCGGGCGTTGAGAGGTTTTGGCCAAACCATGTTGATTAACCAACATATTGATTAATGAAGATTTACCCACGTTAGAGCGGCCAATAAATGCATATTCGGGCATAGTTGGTACCGGTAGTGCCGAAATCTGGGTGTTGCTGCAAACAAATGTTGCCGTTTTGATAATCATAGTGCAAAGGTAGGGTTTTGAGTCCGAAGTCCGAAGTCGGAAGTCCGAAGTACAAATTGCTCATCTTTTTAAATCTCATTTTTGACATTACACTGAATACTTAGCCTCAAAGACTTCGGACTTCGGACTAAAGACTCCCGACTTTTATCTATCTTTGCCCCATATCATGAATCAGAATATCACCCCATACCAAGTAGAAGATGCAACTAAAAAGGAGCAGGTTGCAACCATGTTTAATAACATTTCGGGTACTTACGATTTTTTAAACCATTTTCTTTCTTTAGGGATAGATGTATTATGGCGTAAAAAAGCCATTAAAGAACTGGTTTCCATCCACCCGAGAACTTTGCTTGATGTAGCTACAGGAACTGGCGATTTTGCCTTTGAAGCCATTAAAAAGCTGCATCCCGAAAAGGTAATTGGAGTTGATATTTCTGAAGGTATGTTGGAAGTAGCCAAGAAGAAAATTAACGAGCGTAGTTTAAACGAAGTTTTTACCGTTCAGGTAGGCGATTCTGAAGGTCTGCATTTCGAAAATGACACTTTTGATGCGATTACCTGCGCTTATGGCGTGCGTAATTTCGAAAACCTCGAAAAAGGATTAACCGATATGTACAGGGTATTAAAGCCCAACGGGAAAATGGTAATCTTGGAATTTTCGAAACCAAAGGTTTTTCCGGTAAAACAATTGTATAGTTTTTATTTTAAACAGGTAACGCCTTTCTTTGGAAAACTATTTTCTAAAGACCACAGAGCCTATACCTATTTGCCAGAATCGGTAGCAGCTTTTCCCGACGGAGAAGATTTTACCAACCTAATGGAAAAGGTTGGCTTTAAAAGTACCAAACAAAGAATTTTAACGTTTGGAATAAGTTCGATATATGTAGGAACCAAATGATCAGAAAATTAAGCCTCATTCTTTCACTTTTTATTATTTCTACAACCGCCTTTGCTCAAAATTGGGGTGGTGGAATAGATGATGAAGATTGGAGTTTTGGTTTTAATTTCCAGTATATCTCAGCCGAATACAAAATTCTTAAAAAGCAAAATTGGCGATCGCCTTTTTATGAGGTGCCAAATTCACTGGAACCTTCTTACGATCCCAATTCAGGCATTCCGGTTACCTCAAAGTTAAATTCTATTTCTAGCTCACCATCTCAAGGTTTTGGGTTGGGTTTTGTAATGAACAGGATGATCTCTGATAACTTCGATATCAGGGCAACGCCCTCCCTTATTTTTAGTGATAGGATAGTAACTTACGAGTATGAACCTATGGCGCCGATCAACTTAGGCAATGGGCAAACGAAAAACTTTCAAACCGTGGTTGAAAGAAAAGTTCAGGCGACCATGTTCGAATTTCCATTAGGCCTAAAGGTAAAGTCTAACCGGATGAACAATTTTAGGGTATATTGGTTAGGCGGCGCTAAATATTCGATAGATATAGCTTCGAAAAAGAAAACCTTCGATGAAGGCGAAACACCGGTAAATAAATTTTTAAAAAACCAAAGAAATTACCTATCGTACGAAACAGGTATTGGTTTCGATATTTATTTTGAGTATTTCAAAATGTCGCCCGAAATAAAACTATCGTATTCAAACAGCGATTTGCTTCAGCACGACAATACGGTTTATGCCAATCCGATAGATAAGTTGAAATTACGTCAATTAACATTCAGTTTGATTTTTCAATAGTCCTTCAATCCAAAAAAACTTACCTTTGTTGGTGTAGGTAAATCAAAGATGCTATCTTAAAGCATTACCGAGACTTAAAATTCATAAAAATGTCTAAAATCGCATTAATTACAGGCGCAACTTCTGGTATTGGCGAAGCTTGTGCACATACATTTGCCCAACAAGGTTACAATCTGGTATTATTGGCCCGCAGAGAAGATCGGCTGGCAAAAATTGCCCATCATTTAGAAGACAAGTATGCCATTACCATCAAACAGGTTTTTGCCGATGTTCGTGATAAAGAAAGTCTTACCGCTGCTTTAGAAGTTTTGCCGGCAGAATGGAAAAAGGTTGATGTTTTGATTAACAATGCAGGCTTAAGCCAGGGTTTAGATCCAATTGATAAAGGCGATACCAACGATTGGGACACTATGATTGATACAAATGTAAAGGGGTTGCTTTATGTAACCAAAATTGTTTCCAACTGGATGATACCGAACCAATCAGGCCATATTATTAACATTGGCTCTATTGCCGGAAAAGAAGTTTATCCAAATGGAAACGTATATTGTGCCAGCAAACATGCTGTTGATGCATTGAGTAAAGGTATGCGTATCGATTTATTGCCCCACGGCATAAAGGTTACCGAAATTAATCCGGGTATGGTAGAAACCGAATTTTCGGTGGTGCGCTTTAAAGGTGATGAAGACCGGGCAAAAAAAGTATACGAAAACCTGGAGCCGTTAATTGCCAACGATATTGCAGATGCCATTTGGTATGTAGTAAGCAGGCCAAAACATGTTAACATTAACGACATGCTGATTATGCCTACCGCACAGGCTACAGCGACGATTATAAATAGAACCCCCTAGCCCCCTGAAGGGGAAATTAATACTGGGAGGAAATAACAATATAATTTTTTATTTTAAACTAATGAAAGGAAAGCCCCTTTAGGGGTTTGGGGTTAAAAATGATATCAAACACAATAGATCAGGAAATAAAAAAAGCCATGTTGGCTAAAAACAGTGCACAGTTAAGAGGTTTAAGAGCAATAAAGGCAGCTTTACTTTTAGCTAAAACAGAGAAAGGATCTTCAGAAGAAATTACGGAAGAAACCGAACTTAAAATTCTTCAGAAACTGATTAAACAACGCCGAGAATCAGCTGATATTTACAAACAACAAAATCGCGAAGATTTGTATCAGGTAGAAGAGGAAGAAATTGAAGTGATTAGCCAGTTTTTGCCAAAACAGTTAGATAGGGCAGAGGTTGCTGCAATTATCGAGGCTGTTATCAAACAATCTGGTGCTACATCGGTTAAGGATATGGGGAAGGTAATGGGCATGGCAAATAAGGAACTTGCAGGTAAAGCTGATGGTAAATTAATTGCTGAGATTGTTAAAGAAAAACTAGCTTAATTTAAAGCTAAAAGCAGAAAGACTAAAGCTTAAAGCGCATTTTTCGCTAGTTGCTAGTCGCTTACCGCTTTACAAAAGGCATTTTTATACCGTTTTCGATTTTATTTCAGAAAAATGGCATAGAAATGCATAAATTTAATTTTACTCTACTAACTTAGTAGCACAATACCATCTAGAATATATATGACCTACCCGATAATAGAAGAAGACGGATTTAAATACATCGAAGCTGGAACAGGCGAAACACTGGTATTGCTACATGGCCTAATGGGCGAACTAAGCAATTGGGAACTGGTTATAGAACAGTTTAAAGATCGCTATCGTGTAATTATTCCAATTTTACCAATTTACGATTTGCCTATTTTAACATTGGGCGTAAAAGCATTGTCGAGATACCTTCATCGCTTTTTAAAATATAAAAATTTAAACCAGGTAGTACTTGTTGGTAATTCGCTTGGTGGCCATGTGGGTTTGGTATTTACGGTTGCCCATCAGGAGTTTGTTAAAGCCTTGGTACTAACTGGTAGCTCTGGTTTATACGAAAATGCTTTTGGAGGATCTTTCCCGCGGAGAGAGAGCTACGATTACATTAAGGAAAAAGTAGAATTTACTTTTTACGATCCGGCGACGGCAACCAAAGAACTGGTTGATGATGTTTTTAAAACGGTTAACGATAGATCGAGGGTTATCAGGATTTTAACCATGGCTAAATCGGCAATACGACACAACATGGCTAAAGAACTGTCTAAAATTACCATACCGGTTTCTTTAATCTGGGGTAAAAATGATAAGGTTACACCACCAGAAGTGGCAGAAGAATTTCATGAATTGTTGCCGAATTCAGAATTAAACTGGGTTGATAAATGTGGGCACGCGCCTATGATGGAACATCCGGAAATATTTAATGCATTTTTAGAGAAATTTTTAGATAGAATATTGTTAAAATAAATGTTTGCAGCAGAAATCATATCAGATGCAATTCCATCACTAAGGGCCGGTGACACGGTGCAGAAAGCTTTAGATCGTATGAACGATTTTAAACTAAAGCATTTGCCGGTTGTTAACGAGGTAACTTTATTGGGCTTGGTTTCTGAAGATGATTTACTAAATATTGATAATCATGATACACTTTTAAGCAATAGTGCGATAAACATGCTTAATGTTTTTGTGTTGAGCAACGTACATACTTATGATGTAATCAGGTTATTGAGTCAGTTAAAATTGACAGCTGTTCCGGTTTTGGATCAACAGAAAAATTACCTGGGTTTAATTTCGATTAATAACATGGTAAATGCCGTGGCCGAACAGTATGCAGTAAACGAACCTGGAGGAATTATCGTTTTGGAGATCAGTAACCGGGATAATTCTTTAGCACATATCGCACAGATTGTTGAAGCCGATAATGCACAGGTGCTCTCTTCTTACGTAAATTCTTTCGAAAATTCTACACGTTTAGAAGTAACGCTCAAAGTAAACAAAACAGAAATTACTTCATTGGTAGCTTCTTTCGAAAGATATGATTATCTGGTTAAAGAGGTATACAATAACACGCAGATTGATGATGGGTCGCAGGAGCGTTACGATTCTTTCATGAACTATTTAAATGTATAAACCTACTTTATGAGGATTGCAATTTACGGGAGAGATTTTAATGATACGGTTTT from Flavobacterium sp. W4I14 includes these protein-coding regions:
- a CDS encoding APA family basic amino acid/polyamine antiporter (product_source=KO:K03294; cog=COG0531; ko=KO:K03294; pfam=PF13520,PF13906; transmembrane_helix_parts=Inside_1_37,TMhelix_38_55,Outside_56_64,TMhelix_65_87,Inside_88_107,TMhelix_108_130,Outside_131_203,TMhelix_204_226,Inside_227_238,TMhelix_239_256,Outside_257_265,TMhelix_266_288,Inside_289_308,TMhelix_309_331,Outside_332_350,TMhelix_351_373,Inside_374_405,TMhelix_406_428,Outside_429_431,TMhelix_432_449,Inside_450_461,TMhelix_462_484,Outside_485_575,TMhelix_576_594,Inside_595_614,TMhelix_615_637,Outside_638_649), translated to MFEKLFRKKSISKILQDAAKGYGDHENTLHKTLGVRDLTAFGIAAIIGAGIFSTIGKASADGGPAVIFLFIFTAVACSFAAFAYAEFASMVPVSGSAYTYSYVAFGELVAWIIGWSLIMEYSIGNITVAISWSDYFTGLLSTIKIPPLGIEGIHVPDWMTMDYLSAYNGHKHAEALLAAGKNLADLDSATALANNAWLTAPTIGSFHLVADIPALGIIILITWLIYRGMKESRNASNAMVVVKLAVILLVLAVGIFYVDTKNWDPFAPNGVSGVLKGVSAVFFAYIGFDAISTTAEECKNPQRDLPRGMMWAIIICTILYVAIALVLTGIVKSDTLAVGDPLAFVFDQINLKLMSGIIAVSAVFAMASVLLVFQMGQPRIWMSMSRDGLLPKSFSKIHPKYKTPSFATIVVGFVVAVPSLFMNLTIVTDLCSIGTLFAFVLVCAGVLVLQNRPDVQRGKFKIPYVNSKFIVPIVLIATIIFAFTKYGKETKAFFFNSPKTIQTVTFVTSLSGDELKIVKEEIVKNAAPQIVLAEKVDAESYLSALPADRYEQFISASKIPVEKKYESGWGLFKHKIPMWIFLIICVVITYYCITKNLSLIPVLGLISCLYMMCELGISNWIGFGIWLVIGLVVYFAYGYRHSKLAKIES
- a CDS encoding DHA1 family bicyclomycin/chloramphenicol resistance-like MFS transporter (product_source=KO:K07552; cath_funfam=1.20.1250.20; cog=COG0477; ko=KO:K07552; pfam=PF07690; superfamily=103473; transmembrane_helix_parts=Inside_1_31,TMhelix_32_54,Outside_55_68,TMhelix_69_91,Inside_92_99,TMhelix_100_119,Outside_120_123,TMhelix_124_146,Inside_147_157,TMhelix_158_180,Outside_181_189,TMhelix_190_212,Inside_213_232,TMhelix_233_255,Outside_256_269,TMhelix_270_289,Inside_290_301,TMhelix_302_324,Outside_325_328,TMhelix_329_348,Inside_349_360,TMhelix_361_383,Outside_384_392,TMhelix_393_412,Inside_413_420) translates to MSCLIGIFIYRYSTNMNADIAQIKYIKERHQGLATLLAFALIPLSGFATDIYIPSLPTMAGEMQVSNVQVQLTLSIFLISYGVAQLFIGSVLDSFGRYKICLYALLIFAAASIIIATTHNIYLIYLMRIVHGLTVGAIVVAKRAYFVDLFEGDQLKHYLSLFSIIWSTGPIVAPFIGGYLQTVFGWESNFYFLAGFALVFAVLELLFSGETLKHFTDFQLKKITGIYIEMIKTTSFTLGIVMLGLAYCMVMVYNMTGPFIIEHHFKFSPVIAGYSSLFLGFAWMVGGFIGKATINRPFFKRLMINSLFQVAFVVLMIVSLNFVSSLWSLIFFAFLIHVGAGFTFNNYFTFCLSKFPKNAGIAGGLTGGITYVIVSFLSYGIVNLIPAKDERNLSYSYLIMILISVLVMFVIIKIRKKDEV
- a CDS encoding hypothetical protein (product_source=Hypo-rule applied; cleavage_site_network=SignalP-noTM) is translated as MRLLKTILIILIFAKSICHAQQKQNNTIQKYTLTGFINKKIPVELNISVFNQLILGDIRYLNTKLKQPIKIIGYMEDQNQYSLHEFERDGNISGSIDATLKNNKLEGNWSATKSDTSYTIILAIKTNQNLKPEIFLPSKPDQLAGEYAYQYGEKGYQGSITIKKIGGNTYSYDIGSVTHDPGRNIADASGKAILKNNQLIIQVNKSCTFKVKFYNGFLIISQESPFQLNDCEFGFNATLEGTYLKIK
- a CDS encoding oligoendopeptidase F (product_source=KO:K08602; cath_funfam=1.10.1370.10; cog=COG1164; ko=KO:K08602; pfam=PF01432; superfamily=55486; tigrfam=TIGR02289); the protein is MIITKKPRTYIPQELNITWENLEPLFTELQNREITSTAELEHWLKDRSELEAALEEDFAWRYIKMSCDTANEELVKNFQYFATEIEPKISPLANELNKKFVESPFMNELDKEKYFVYSRAIKKALALYCDENIELFTELQVKQQKYQRITGAMSVELNGQEYTLEQASIFIKDLNREVRENAWKTIQQRRLIDKDDLNVLFDELIKLRNQVALNAGFENYRDYMFQALGRFDYTPQDCYDFANAIEKEIVPILKEQAEKRREALGLEVLKPWDLEVSISGKPALKPFNNGEELIDKSIACFNAIDEKLGSKLATMKANNLFDVESRKGKAPGGYNYPLAETGAPFIFMNSANSLRDLTTMVHEGGHAIHTFLTADLELNDFKHCPSEVAELASMSMELISMDNWDVYFDNEEDLNRAKKEQLADVLKTLPWVAVIDQFQHWIYTNPNHTAADREETFKQIFNRFGAGFADWTDLEQQFGNGWQKQLHLFEVPFYYIEYAIAQLGAIAVWKNYKEDPKKALEQYLAALSLGYTKPMNEIYETAGIKFDFSAEYVKELADFVKDELEKLG